TCGACATGGACGTGCTCGACGGCGTGATCCAGGTCACCCCCGAGGACGCCAAGGAAATGGCCCGCCGCGCGGCAAGCGAGGAAGGCATGCTCGTCGGGATCAGCTCGGGCGCGACCCTGGCGGCCATCGCCCAGAAACTTCCCGAGCTCGGCGCCAATCCGCGCGTGCTCGGCTTTAACTATGACACGGGCGAGCGCTACCTCTCGGTAGCCGACTTCCTGCCCGAGTAGGGTTAAAGGCGAATTAGCACCACGGACGTGACAATCCGTTAACGGATTTCCGCATAACTGGTCTGGCTCGGGGGGACACCGGGCTAGGACCAGAAATGCGGCGAACAAGGGTTGCCATACCGTCCGAGGGTCATCGCCTCGCGCACGTTTCGGTGCGCGAGGCGATGACGTTCGACGTTCTTCCGCCAGAAACCGACGACGATTTCACGCTGCAATCGAAGCGCGTGACCATGTGGGCCTATGCCCCGTGGCTCCTTGCGCTGACCCACACCATCGTCGGCTCCATCCTGCTGCTGCGCGGGATTCACTCGTTTTCCTTTCTCGACCGGGTGCTCGCGGTCGCACCCGTGGGCGCCGCGATCGCGCTCGACGCAGCGGTCGGCCTGCTCCTGTGGGCACGCAAGCGCATCGGCGTCTCGCCGGTCCTCACTGCGCAGCTCGTCCTCGCCTGGTTCGCGGCGAGCGGCGCCTTGTGGATCATGTTCGGCGGTGCGGCTTATGGCGGGGTAGCCGACAAGAGCTTCCTGCCGCTGGCGCTCGGCGCCGGTCTCGCGGTCAAGGCGATGCTCAGCATCGGCTCTCCGCCCGCCGCCATCGTCAACGCGCTGCTCGCCGCGATCGGCGTCCGGCTGCTGACCGACGATCCGCTGCTGCAGGCGGCGATACCCCTGCTCGGCCTCGCTACCGCGGCCTATTCGATCGTCATCACCCGCATGATGCTGGCGAGCTCGCGTCGCCGCCTCGCGCTCGACTGGCAGGCCAAGAAGGCGCTCAACTTCGTCGAGGAATTCGAGAACAGCGGCCGCGGCTGGTTCTGGGAAACCAATGCCGCGGGCACCCTCTCCTACGTCAGCCAGCAGCTCGCCGACGACTTCAAGACCTCGCCCGAAACGCTGCTCGGCCGGCAGTTCACCGACCTCCTCTCGGTCGAGAATGGCGGTAGCGAGGCACTGCGCGAGGAACGAACCCTAGGCTTTCACCTGTCGGCCCGCTTTCCCTTCAGCGACGTCGTGGTCCGCGCGGCGAGCGACAAGGACGTTCACTGGTCGCTGTCGGGCAATCCGATCTTCGACGACAACGGCCGTTACCTCGGCTTCCGCGGGATCGGCACCGACCTCACCGAACAGCGCCGCTCCGAGCAGGAGATCAGCCGCCTCGCCCGGTTCGATTCGCTGACCGGCCTGCCCAACCGCGCGATGATGCGCCAGACGCTGGACGAGGGCCTGCGCAACGCCAAGCACCGCCAGAAGGGCTGCTCGCTCTTTCTGATCGACCTCGACCGGTTCAAGAACGTCAACGACACGCTCGGCCACCCGGCGGGCGACGCGCTCCTCAAGCAGGTCGGCCAGCGGCTGATCAGCGTGATGGGCGAGCACGGGCAGATCGGGCGCCTCGGCGGCGACGAATTCAAGGCGGTGCTCCCGGGCCAGGTCGACATCGGCCTCCTCGAAAGCCTCGCCAAGACGCTGATCGAGCAGGTCTCGCGGCCCTACATGCTCGACGGCCACCGCGTGACCATCGGCGCTTCGGTCGGGATCGCGATTGGCGATCCGGGCCGCTCGTGCGCGGACTCGATGATCCGCAACGCCGACCTTGCCCTTTATGCCGCCAAGGCCGCCGGGCGCGGCAAGCATTGCTTCTTCGAGCCCTCGATGCATTCCGAGGCGACCGACCGGCAGTTGCTCGAGAACGACCTGCGCGGCGCGATCGAGCGCGACGAGCTGTCGGTCGTCTACCAGCCGATCGTCCGTGCCGCGGGCGAGGAGATGGCCGGGTTCGAGGCGCTCGTACGCTGGCAGCATCCCAAGCGCGGTGCCATTTCGCCCGCCCAGTTCATCCCGCTCGCCGAGGAATGCGGGATGATCGGAAAGGTCGGCGAGTGGGTGCTCCACCAGGCGCTCCACGCCGTCCGCCAGTGGCCCGAGGACGTCCGCGTCGCGGTCAACCTGT
This genomic window from Sphingomonas rosea contains:
- a CDS encoding EAL domain-containing protein; translation: MTFDVLPPETDDDFTLQSKRVTMWAYAPWLLALTHTIVGSILLLRGIHSFSFLDRVLAVAPVGAAIALDAAVGLLLWARKRIGVSPVLTAQLVLAWFAASGALWIMFGGAAYGGVADKSFLPLALGAGLAVKAMLSIGSPPAAIVNALLAAIGVRLLTDDPLLQAAIPLLGLATAAYSIVITRMMLASSRRRLALDWQAKKALNFVEEFENSGRGWFWETNAAGTLSYVSQQLADDFKTSPETLLGRQFTDLLSVENGGSEALREERTLGFHLSARFPFSDVVVRAASDKDVHWSLSGNPIFDDNGRYLGFRGIGTDLTEQRRSEQEISRLARFDSLTGLPNRAMMRQTLDEGLRNAKHRQKGCSLFLIDLDRFKNVNDTLGHPAGDALLKQVGQRLISVMGEHGQIGRLGGDEFKAVLPGQVDIGLLESLAKTLIEQVSRPYMLDGHRVTIGASVGIAIGDPGRSCADSMIRNADLALYAAKAAGRGKHCFFEPSMHSEATDRQLLENDLRGAIERDELSVVYQPIVRAAGEEMAGFEALVRWQHPKRGAISPAQFIPLAEECGMIGKVGEWVLHQALHAVRQWPEDVRVAVNLSPIQFNDPRITEIVDAALTASGVKPSRLELEITEGVFLADSDITDATFTRLKDLGVRLVLDDFGTGYSSLGYLKKAPFDKIKIDQSFVRGAASRSNRNAAIIRAIVTLAESLDMDTVAEGVETHDDLQLMRDLGVSQIQGFIFGRPSPLEEASLLASSRSVEADGHQYVREPRQRLMRRALIALEGKVTEVRLRNISAMGALVECVSPVTPGKSIAIDIVGVGPVSGTIRWAQRNRFGVRFDEQFDLGRLAAKQEKRNPVTMLTPWYVERAAG